A genomic segment from Astyanax mexicanus isolate ESR-SI-001 unplaced genomic scaffold, AstMex3_surface scaffold_31, whole genome shotgun sequence encodes:
- the LOC125788874 gene encoding zinc-alpha-2-glycoprotein-like, whose amino-acid sequence MGVSTAVCVFLLTTIVLSTLGERHSLYYIYTGLNKDLDLPGIYEFTALGLLCDREIDYYNSKEQKKIPKQSWMMEKMQEDYWEKGTQSRKSKEQWFKVNVDILMQRMNHNSTDLHVLQWRYGCEIEESSGEVKFLRGISEFGYDGSDFLSFDIENRLWITSVPQAEPTKRKWDSVAILGQYTKSYLEKECVLLLTKFLEYRKESLQKAAPLDVQVFAKPSVSDSSKLTLTCLATGFYPKDATVIWRRSSSPLSEDLITSSGIRPNDDGTYQLRKSVEILGAEKDQYECYVTHRTLKEPVIKKLGGAPINTNLPEELGMLPSF is encoded by the exons AGAGACACTCCCTGTACTACATTTACACCGGCCTCAACAAAGACCTGGATCTACCAGGAATCTACGAGTTCACAGCTCTGGGGCTGCTGTGTGACCGAGAGATCGACTACTACAACAGtaaggagcagaagaagattcCTAAACAGAGCTGGATGATGGAGAAGATGCAGGAAGATTACTGGGAAAAAGGAACCCAGTCTCGCAAGAGTAAAGAACAGTGGTTCAAGGTCAACGTGGATATTCTGATGCAGAGGATGAACCACAATAGCACGG ATcttcatgttcttcagtggagaTACGGCTGTGAGATCGAGGAGTCCAGTGGAGAGGTGAAGTTTCTGAGAGGGATTAGTGAGTTCGGTTATGATGGATCAGATTTTCTCTCCTTTGATATTGAAAACAGGCtctggatcacttcagttccACAAGCTGAACCAACCAAGAGGAAATGGGATTCTGTGGCCATCCTGGGACAGTACACCAAGAGCTAcctggagaaagagtgtgtgCTGTTGCTCACCAAGTTCCTGGAGTACAGAAAAGAATCACTGCAGAAAGCCG CACCACTGGATGTTCAAGTTTTCGCAAAACCATCAGTAAGTGACTCGAGTAAGCTGACGCTGACCTGCCTGGCTACTGGATTCTACCCCAAAGACGCGACAGTGATCTGGAGAAGATCCAGCTCACCTCTATCTGAAGATCTGATCACATCTTCTGGAATCAGACCCAATGATGATggaacctaccagctgaggaagagtgtggagatACTGGGAGCTGAGAAAGACCAGTACGAGTGTTACGTGACTCACAGAACCCTCAAAGAACCAGTCATTAAAAAACTGG GTGGAGCACCAATCAACACCAATCTCCCAGAAGAGTTAGGAATGCTTCCATCCTTTTAA